From the genome of Deferribacterota bacterium, one region includes:
- the dxr gene encoding 1-deoxy-D-xylulose-5-phosphate reductoisomerase — MKKIGIIGSTGYIGRQTLDVVERNKDYFELIFISCHKNIELIKKQKTVHNPKYIVATGIKKNYRDNNLYFGWDSIKSIIESQHLDLLVVAASGIDCIYTILYALENKINIATANKETIVLAGNIIMELANINNINIIPIDSEHSGVFQCLQGNKKEHIRDIIITASGGPFLDKKRDELKDITLKDALKHPVWPMGNSITIDSATMMNKALELIELHYLFNMPADQLSTIIHPQAIIHSFVNFIDGSTIAQLSVPDMRIPITYALTYPNRIVADYTLLDLANVGNLTFIKPNYKRFPLLAKVKDIIKSSFNSYTVALLTANELAVNAFLNEKIPFLAIEYIIEKTLDTIKPLKLKSIDDILSFRNYIKIKINNKIEEYNK; from the coding sequence ATGAAAAAAATTGGCATAATTGGTTCTACTGGTTATATAGGTAGACAAACTTTAGATGTTGTTGAAAGAAATAAAGATTATTTTGAACTTATATTTATAAGTTGCCATAAAAATATAGAACTTATTAAAAAACAAAAAACTGTACATAACCCTAAATACATCGTTGCAACAGGTATAAAAAAAAATTATAGGGATAATAACTTATATTTTGGCTGGGATAGTATTAAAAGTATAATAGAGAGTCAACATTTAGATCTATTAGTTGTTGCAGCAAGTGGCATAGATTGCATATATACTATTTTATATGCACTTGAAAATAAAATTAATATAGCAACAGCCAATAAGGAAACAATTGTTTTAGCCGGAAATATAATAATGGAGCTTGCAAATATTAATAACATCAATATTATACCTATTGATTCGGAACATTCAGGGGTTTTCCAGTGTCTGCAAGGCAATAAAAAAGAACATATTAGAGATATAATAATTACAGCCTCAGGTGGCCCTTTTTTAGATAAAAAGAGAGATGAATTAAAAGACATAACATTAAAAGATGCTTTAAAACACCCTGTATGGCCAATGGGTAATAGTATAACAATAGATTCTGCAACTATGATGAATAAGGCTTTAGAGCTTATTGAACTTCACTATTTGTTTAATATGCCAGCAGATCAGCTCTCAACAATAATACACCCACAGGCAATAATTCATTCATTTGTCAACTTTATCGATGGTAGTACAATTGCTCAATTAAGCGTGCCAGATATGAGGATACCTATAACTTACGCGCTAACATATCCAAATAGAATAGTGGCAGATTATACCTTGTTAGATCTTGCAAATGTGGGCAATCTAACTTTTATAAAACCTAACTACAAAAGGTTTCCACTTTTAGCTAAGGTAAAAGATATTATAAAATCTAGTTTCAACAGCTATACTGTAGCTCTACTAACTGCAAATGAATTAGCTGTTAATGCTTTTTTAAATGAGAAAATACCCTTTTTAGCAATCGAATATATAATTGAAAAAACCCTTGATACAATAAAACCTTTGAAACTAAAATCTATTGATGATATTCTAAGCTTTAGGAATTATATTAAAATTAAAATAAATAACAAAATAGAGGAATATAACAAATGA